In Bacteroidales bacterium, the following proteins share a genomic window:
- a CDS encoding ATP-binding protein, whose protein sequence is MTSLSNPFITTGYHGRNYFCDREDEAQTLLDNISNGRSTTLTSIRRIGKTGLIKHVLANLPPDQTGIYIDILPTENLNEFLNVLASSVFNTIPEKSTPGKKILDFIKSLRPVITYDPLSGHPQVTFDVRPGETTRNIASVFQYLENFPQKVVVAIDEFQQILQYPEKNTDSWLRSIIQSLNNVRFIFAGSQQHLMTELFADPSRPFFQSAGFLKIGKISREQYSTFISDHFQKAGKQISAEVINEILDWTDVHTYYVQLLCNRVYAMDTQIIITETWKDEAARLLQEEEIIFFKYRDLLTKQQWFLLKSIAHEGEVYSPTSKDFISKYVLGSSATVLRSLHALLSKEMIYSDYNPEGRMFYSVYDVLFRRWMQRF, encoded by the coding sequence ATGACATCTCTTTCAAATCCTTTTATAACGACCGGTTACCATGGGCGCAATTATTTTTGCGACAGGGAAGATGAGGCTCAAACCTTGCTGGATAACATATCAAATGGCCGTTCAACCACCCTGACATCAATCCGGAGAATCGGTAAAACCGGCCTGATAAAGCACGTTTTGGCCAATTTACCTCCGGACCAGACAGGGATCTATATTGACATCCTTCCGACCGAAAACCTGAATGAGTTTCTGAATGTTCTGGCATCATCAGTATTTAATACTATCCCTGAGAAATCAACGCCTGGTAAGAAAATCCTCGATTTTATCAAATCCCTCAGACCTGTCATCACTTATGATCCGTTATCGGGGCATCCGCAGGTTACCTTCGATGTCAGACCGGGCGAAACCACCCGGAATATTGCTTCCGTTTTCCAATACCTTGAGAATTTTCCGCAGAAGGTGGTCGTTGCTATTGATGAATTTCAGCAGATTCTTCAATATCCTGAAAAAAATACCGATTCATGGCTCAGAAGCATTATTCAATCACTCAACAATGTCCGGTTCATATTTGCCGGAAGTCAACAGCACCTGATGACAGAGTTGTTCGCAGACCCTTCCCGTCCTTTTTTCCAGAGTGCCGGTTTTCTTAAGATCGGAAAGATCAGTCGTGAACAATATTCCACTTTTATTAGCGATCACTTTCAAAAGGCCGGAAAGCAGATCAGCGCTGAAGTGATTAATGAAATTCTTGACTGGACTGACGTTCATACATACTATGTTCAGCTGCTGTGCAACCGTGTCTATGCAATGGATACACAGATAATCATCACTGAAACCTGGAAGGATGAAGCGGCCAGGTTGCTGCAAGAGGAAGAGATCATCTTTTTTAAATACCGGGATTTGCTGACAAAACAACAATGGTTCCTTTTAAAGTCCATTGCTCATGAAGGTGAGGTGTATTCCCCTACATCCAAAGATTTTATTTCGAAATACGTCCTGGGAAGTTCCGCTACAGTTTTACGCTCACTACATGCATTGCTTTCCAAAGAAATGATTTATTCCGATTATAATCCTGAGGGGCGGATGTTTTACAGCGTTTATGATGTTCTTTTCAGGAGATGGATGCAGCGGTTTTAA
- the metG gene encoding methionine--tRNA ligase, with protein sequence MEAKSWKRTTVTSALPYANGPIHIGHLAGVYVPADIYVRYLRSKGEEVLFIGGSDEHGVPITIKARKEGVTPQEVVDRYHEMIKDSFQKFGISFDIYSRTSNAIHHETASEFFTTMYEKGEFIEKTSLQYFDEENQQFLADRYITGTCPRCGNPKAYGDQCENCGTSLSPDELINPTSALSGNVPVKKETKHWYLPLDKYEGWLKKWIIDGHKDDWKPNVYGQCKSWLDHGLQPRAVTRDLDWGVKVPLPDTEGKVLYVWFDAPIGYISATREWAQINGKDWKPWWKDPETRLIHFIGKDNIVFHCIIFPAMLKEEGTFILPDNVPAFEFMNLENDKISTSRNWAVWLHEYLEEFPGKQDELRYVLTTNAPETKDNDFTWKDYQTRNNSELLAIFGNFVNRTMILTQKYFDSKVPPRGELNQTDRNAIEEIKLFPGRIGGSLDQFRFREALTEMMNLARLGNKYLTDSEPWKLIKTDPERVKTILNISLEICANLAILCEPFLPFTAERLSRMMNLPQRKWAFGGNPELLEPGHQLGHPEYLFEKIEDNVIEAQVQKLLNTKLQNEAATAPKVSLKPIKDMITYDDFSKLDIRVCTIEEAEKVQGADKLLKLTVNTGLDKRTIVSGIALYYKPEDLIGKQFCFVLNLAPRKLRGIESNGMILSAEDPEGRLSLITINDLFANGSEVK encoded by the coding sequence ATGGAAGCGAAATCGTGGAAACGGACCACTGTCACTTCTGCCCTGCCTTATGCCAACGGCCCCATCCATATCGGCCACCTGGCAGGCGTTTATGTGCCGGCAGATATATATGTCCGCTACCTCAGGTCAAAAGGCGAGGAAGTCCTCTTCATCGGCGGATCGGATGAGCACGGCGTGCCGATTACGATCAAAGCCCGCAAGGAAGGTGTCACCCCGCAGGAGGTGGTCGACCGTTACCATGAGATGATCAAGGATTCATTCCAAAAATTCGGGATTTCTTTCGATATCTATTCGCGCACATCCAACGCCATCCATCATGAAACGGCCTCGGAATTCTTCACAACCATGTATGAAAAGGGAGAATTCATCGAAAAAACATCCCTGCAATACTTTGATGAGGAGAACCAGCAATTTCTTGCCGACCGTTATATCACGGGAACCTGCCCCCGCTGCGGAAATCCGAAAGCTTATGGCGACCAGTGCGAGAACTGCGGCACTTCACTGAGCCCTGACGAACTGATCAACCCGACTTCTGCACTTAGCGGGAATGTTCCTGTCAAAAAAGAGACCAAACACTGGTACCTGCCGCTGGATAAATACGAGGGCTGGTTGAAAAAGTGGATCATCGACGGGCATAAAGATGACTGGAAGCCGAATGTTTACGGCCAGTGCAAATCCTGGCTCGATCACGGCCTGCAGCCCCGTGCCGTGACACGCGACCTCGACTGGGGCGTGAAAGTACCTTTACCGGACACGGAAGGCAAAGTGCTCTACGTCTGGTTTGACGCGCCCATCGGCTACATCAGCGCCACGAGAGAATGGGCACAGATCAATGGCAAGGACTGGAAACCCTGGTGGAAAGATCCCGAAACGAGGCTGATCCATTTCATCGGAAAAGACAACATCGTTTTCCATTGCATCATCTTCCCGGCGATGCTGAAGGAAGAAGGCACCTTTATCCTTCCTGACAATGTGCCGGCTTTTGAGTTTATGAATTTAGAGAATGATAAGATCTCGACTTCGCGGAACTGGGCTGTCTGGCTCCATGAATACCTTGAGGAATTTCCGGGAAAACAGGATGAACTGCGTTATGTGTTAACGACCAACGCCCCGGAAACCAAAGACAATGACTTCACCTGGAAAGATTACCAGACCAGGAATAACAGTGAACTGCTGGCTATCTTCGGCAATTTCGTGAACCGCACGATGATATTGACCCAGAAGTACTTCGATAGCAAAGTACCTCCGCGTGGTGAGTTGAACCAGACCGACCGGAATGCCATAGAAGAGATAAAGCTTTTCCCCGGACGTATCGGTGGCAGCCTGGACCAGTTCCGCTTTCGCGAGGCGCTGACGGAGATGATGAACCTGGCACGCTTGGGCAACAAGTACCTGACCGATTCCGAGCCGTGGAAATTAATCAAGACCGATCCGGAGCGTGTGAAGACCATCCTGAACATTTCCCTGGAGATCTGTGCCAACCTGGCCATTCTTTGTGAGCCTTTCCTGCCTTTCACCGCGGAACGTCTCAGCCGGATGATGAACCTCCCCCAACGTAAATGGGCTTTTGGCGGCAATCCCGAACTCCTTGAGCCCGGCCACCAGCTCGGGCATCCGGAGTATTTGTTTGAAAAGATTGAAGACAATGTTATCGAAGCCCAGGTGCAGAAGCTGCTGAATACGAAACTGCAGAATGAAGCGGCCACAGCGCCGAAAGTATCTCTGAAACCCATAAAAGATATGATAACCTACGATGATTTCTCGAAGCTCGACATCCGCGTTTGCACCATTGAAGAAGCGGAGAAGGTCCAGGGGGCCGACAAATTGCTGAAGCTGACTGTCAATACCGGCCTGGACAAAAGAACGATCGTATCAGGCATTGCATTGTATTACAAGCCGGAAGACCTTATCGGCAAGCAGTTCTGCTTCGTCCTGAACCTGGCGCCGCGGAAGCTGCGCGGCATCGAATCGAATGGAATGATACTCTCCGCCGAGGATCCTGAAGGCCGGCTAAGCCTGATCACTATAAATGACCTGTTTGCAAATGGCAGTGAAGTTAAATGA
- a CDS encoding GxxExxY protein — MDFQIFYKKINFKNMTQKYLNELTFTIIGVAIEIHKELGPGILESVYEKCMIHLLKEKGLGVISQQKVPLIFKGLYLDCDLRFDLMVEEAIIVEIKAIDCLQPIHGAQLLTYLKLLEKPKGILINFNCMNIFKEGQKTIVTDLYAKLPKGY, encoded by the coding sequence GTGGATTTTCAAATTTTCTATAAAAAAATAAATTTTAAGAATATGACACAGAAGTATTTAAATGAACTGACTTTTACTATTATCGGTGTTGCAATTGAAATTCATAAAGAATTGGGGCCGGGAATACTTGAAAGTGTTTATGAAAAATGTATGATTCACTTATTAAAAGAAAAGGGTTTGGGTGTAATCTCTCAACAGAAAGTTCCTTTGATCTTTAAAGGACTTTATCTTGATTGTGACCTGCGGTTTGATTTAATGGTCGAAGAGGCTATCATTGTCGAAATTAAAGCAATCGATTGCCTGCAGCCAATTCATGGAGCACAGCTATTGACATATCTTAAACTCCTTGAAAAACCTAAAGGGATTCTTATAAATTTCAACTGTATGAATATTTTTAAGGAAGGACAAAAAACAATCGTGACCGATTTATATGCAAAACTGCCAAAAGGTTACTAA
- a CDS encoding LD-carboxypeptidase, translating to MLLLERNNKMITPPYLKKGDKIALVSPARKISPAEVETAINIFKAWGLEVVLGDHLFASFNQFAGSDDQRQSDFQQMLDDGSIRAIICSRGGYGTVRIIDRLDFTRFLQSPKWIVGYSDVTVLHSHIHRHYGVETLHAIMPVNFKDKCDGSPSLNSLKKALFGKELIYRFLPEQYTRKGSCKGPLVGGNLSILYSLTNTSSDINTNGKILFLEDLDEYLYHIDRMMMNLRRSGKLEGLAGLIVGGMTKMHDNEVPYDKTANEIIAEAVEDYPYPVCYNFPAGHIDDNRALILGREVTLEVGDEVKLFF from the coding sequence TTGTTATTATTAGAGAGAAATAATAAAATGATTACTCCTCCATATCTAAAAAAAGGCGATAAAATCGCTCTTGTTTCCCCGGCCCGGAAGATCTCTCCTGCCGAAGTCGAGACAGCTATCAATATTTTCAAAGCCTGGGGGCTGGAAGTGGTCCTCGGCGATCACCTCTTTGCCTCCTTTAACCAGTTCGCCGGCTCCGATGACCAGCGCCAGTCCGATTTCCAGCAGATGCTCGACGACGGTTCCATCCGTGCGATCATCTGTTCCCGCGGAGGTTATGGCACCGTCAGGATCATCGACCGGCTTGACTTCACCCGGTTCCTGCAAAGTCCTAAGTGGATAGTTGGTTACAGCGATGTAACGGTACTGCATTCCCATATCCATCGTCACTATGGTGTAGAAACCCTGCATGCCATCATGCCGGTGAATTTCAAGGATAAATGCGATGGGAGCCCGTCGCTTAACAGTTTAAAAAAAGCGTTATTCGGCAAAGAACTTATCTATCGGTTTCTTCCGGAGCAATACACCCGGAAAGGCAGCTGTAAAGGGCCCCTGGTAGGCGGCAACCTCTCCATCCTTTACAGCCTGACCAATACCAGTTCCGATATCAATACCAACGGGAAGATCCTGTTTTTAGAAGACCTGGATGAATATCTTTATCATATCGACCGGATGATGATGAACCTCAGGCGTTCCGGTAAGCTGGAAGGATTGGCGGGATTGATAGTCGGAGGAATGACCAAAATGCATGACAACGAAGTGCCTTATGATAAGACCGCGAACGAGATTATTGCCGAAGCAGTGGAGGATTATCCCTATCCTGTCTGTTACAACTTCCCCGCCGGTCACATCGATGACAACCGGGCGCTCATCCTGGGGAGGGAAGTTACACTGGAAGTCGGAGATGAAGTAAAACTTTTTTTCTAA
- a CDS encoding YraN family protein — translation MSESNELGKQGEEIAVTHLLKQGYHILDKNWRAGRNEIDIIAKDKDFLVIIEVKSRRNDTFAEPEEAVTKEKQQSLIRAANAYIFRKNITLEARFDIISIIHNKDETRINHLKDAFYPRLRTG, via the coding sequence ATGTCCGAAAGCAACGAATTAGGCAAGCAGGGCGAAGAGATCGCCGTGACGCATCTCCTGAAGCAGGGATACCATATCCTTGACAAAAACTGGAGGGCGGGACGCAATGAAATCGACATCATTGCGAAGGACAAGGATTTTTTGGTCATCATCGAGGTCAAATCGAGGCGAAATGATACTTTTGCGGAGCCGGAAGAGGCGGTTACCAAAGAGAAGCAGCAGTCCCTGATCAGGGCGGCGAATGCTTACATCTTCCGTAAAAATATTACCCTGGAAGCGCGGTTTGATATCATTTCGATCATCCATAATAAAGACGAAACCAGGATAAACCACTTAAAAGACGCTTTTTATCCCCGACTTAGGACGGGCTGA